One window from the genome of Paenibacillus sp. encodes:
- a CDS encoding multi antimicrobial extrusion protein MatE has product MSRTAAAAVAKRQAAAGQTMGTLLRFFAPLGFAACLVTITHSIIHATLAQAARPEIAIATYALGMSLIGLTERPSSLLRQTSSALVRDALSFRAMSGVTRLFIAAVVALGILICYTPFGTWLFRSAYGADAALVPEIIHGYQFLMWVSVFSAVRCLYHGVIISQMRTKWVTIGMVVRLFGMVALSWYFVRTDSVTSGAIGGLIFAVGMLIEAAVCWAEGRTLTRKLPERLDGHDIATKRHVFGFYRPLLLSSFLVVAVPPAINALLGKTVDVALSIASFAVASSVFNLVMSVFTYIHQIVLNFYPTSPKLVIRFQWLVAFAPAALTTAIAFSPAGPFLLSEAMGLSGRLLEATVGVLKAFGLLALLMPWVDFGNGFLMLYRRTHVFLWSQAANAVAAVSLLLPLVILAPHWNGAIGPLALAAGTAAELAVVGTALYRARYELGFRDRPKSSRRPA; this is encoded by the coding sequence ATGAGCCGCACCGCCGCTGCAGCCGTAGCGAAACGCCAGGCGGCGGCCGGGCAGACCATGGGAACGCTGCTGCGTTTCTTCGCGCCGCTCGGCTTCGCCGCCTGCCTCGTCACCATCACGCATTCCATCATCCATGCGACGCTGGCCCAAGCGGCTCGCCCGGAAATCGCCATCGCGACGTACGCGCTCGGTATGAGCCTGATCGGCTTGACGGAGCGCCCGTCTTCGCTGCTTCGGCAGACAAGCTCCGCCCTCGTCCGCGACGCGCTCTCGTTCCGCGCCATGTCCGGCGTCACGCGGCTGTTCATCGCCGCCGTCGTCGCGCTCGGCATCCTGATCTGCTACACGCCGTTCGGCACCTGGCTGTTCCGGTCGGCGTACGGCGCCGACGCGGCGCTCGTGCCGGAAATCATTCACGGCTACCAGTTTCTGATGTGGGTAAGCGTCTTCTCCGCCGTACGCTGTCTGTACCATGGCGTCATTATCAGCCAGATGCGGACGAAATGGGTCACCATCGGAATGGTCGTCCGCTTGTTCGGCATGGTCGCGCTGTCGTGGTACTTCGTTCGCACCGATTCGGTGACGAGCGGCGCGATCGGCGGTCTCATTTTCGCCGTCGGCATGTTGATCGAAGCCGCTGTCTGCTGGGCGGAAGGACGGACGCTGACGCGCAAGCTGCCTGAGCGACTCGATGGACACGATATCGCGACCAAGCGGCATGTTTTCGGCTTCTACCGGCCGCTGCTGCTTTCCTCCTTCCTCGTCGTCGCGGTGCCGCCGGCGATCAACGCGCTGCTCGGGAAGACGGTCGACGTCGCGCTGTCGATCGCGTCGTTCGCCGTGGCGTCCAGCGTATTCAACTTGGTCATGAGCGTGTTCACGTACATCCACCAAATCGTGCTCAATTTTTACCCGACGTCCCCGAAGCTGGTCATCCGCTTTCAATGGCTCGTCGCCTTCGCCCCCGCGGCGCTCACGACGGCGATCGCCTTCTCGCCGGCGGGCCCTTTCCTGTTATCCGAAGCGATGGGGCTGTCGGGCCGGCTGCTCGAAGCGACGGTCGGCGTGCTGAAGGCGTTCGGCCTGCTCGCGCTGCTGATGCCTTGGGTCGATTTCGGCAACGGATTCCTGATGTTGTACCGGCGCACGCACGTGTTTTTATGGTCGCAAGCCGCCAACGCCGTCGCCGCCGTCAGCTTGCTCCTCCCGCTCGTCATCCTCGCTCCGCATTGGAACGGCGCGATCGGACCTTTGGCGCTTGCCGCCGGCACCGCCGCGGAGCTCGCCGTCGTCGGAACCGCGCTGTACCGCGCGAGGTACGAGCTTGGGTTCCGAGACCGGCCGAAGTCGAGCCGCCGTCCCGCGTAA
- a CDS encoding ABC transporter permease, with amino-acid sequence MSGWDIASDLIHTTLVFATALMFGALGGLWSERSGVVNIAIEGMMTIGAFTGAVVAYFAGSPWIGFGAAIVAGALFALPHAVASVTYKADQTISGVALNFLAVGMGLYLTKLIFNGQGQTPNLASGNAGLMISKMQIPGLSDIPFFGHAFFEAYPTTYIALLLMLVTWYILYRTPWGLRLRAVGEHPKAADTAGVNVYLVRYLAVLTSGAFAAMGGATLALTTTASFSHSTVAGQGFIALAALIFGKWHPMGAVAAAFFFGIVTSIKFLLPYIGLGHVPPDIISMLPYALTLLVLVSFVGRATAPLASGVPYEKGSR; translated from the coding sequence ATGAGCGGATGGGACATCGCAAGCGACTTGATTCATACGACGCTCGTTTTCGCGACGGCGCTCATGTTCGGCGCGCTCGGCGGGCTGTGGTCGGAGCGTTCCGGCGTCGTCAATATCGCGATCGAGGGCATGATGACGATCGGCGCGTTCACGGGCGCCGTCGTCGCCTACTTCGCGGGCTCCCCGTGGATCGGCTTCGGAGCGGCGATCGTAGCGGGCGCGCTGTTCGCTCTCCCGCACGCCGTCGCGTCGGTCACGTACAAAGCCGACCAAACGATCAGCGGCGTCGCCCTGAACTTCCTCGCGGTCGGCATGGGCTTGTACTTGACGAAGCTGATTTTCAACGGCCAAGGCCAAACGCCGAACCTCGCGAGCGGGAACGCCGGATTGATGATTTCCAAGATGCAAATTCCGGGCCTGTCGGACATCCCGTTCTTCGGCCACGCGTTCTTCGAGGCGTACCCGACGACGTACATCGCGCTGCTGCTGATGCTCGTCACTTGGTACATCTTGTACCGCACGCCTTGGGGGCTGCGCCTTCGCGCCGTCGGCGAGCATCCGAAGGCCGCCGACACCGCGGGCGTGAACGTCTATCTCGTCCGCTACTTGGCGGTGCTGACGAGCGGCGCGTTCGCCGCGATGGGCGGCGCGACGCTGGCGCTGACGACGACGGCCAGCTTCTCGCACTCGACAGTCGCGGGCCAAGGCTTTATCGCTCTCGCCGCGCTCATCTTCGGCAAATGGCATCCGATGGGCGCCGTCGCCGCCGCGTTCTTCTTCGGCATCGTGACGTCGATTAAGTTCCTGCTGCCGTACATCGGCCTCGGCCATGTGCCGCCGGACATCATTTCGATGCTGCCGTACGCGCTCACCCTGCTCGTGCTCGTCTCCTTCGTCGGCCGCGCGACCGCGCCGCTCGCTTCAGGGGTTCCATACGAGAAAGGCTCCAGATAA
- a CDS encoding ABC transporter permease — MNERNNVDAVLLPLLSILIGLLLGAVIMLIGGYDPIAAYVALLDKAFGSMYNFGETIRQITPLILTGLAVAFAFRTGLFNIGAEGQFLVGSLASLYVGIQWTFLPPVVHAAAAVIAGALAGAFWGALVGYAKAVRGVHEVITSIMLNWIALFFVNYINKTFFVPQGQQRSAEIAKSAYLNIPFVTELFNNARLSFGIVIALLCAVLFHYYLFKTKGGFELRAVGLNKHAAQYAGMNVNGSIVRAMAISGSFAGIAGAIEVLGVFHYQSIMSVSPGYGFQGIAVAMIGGTAALGTVLGAILMGILTFGAAGMKFGANVPPELVNIVIALIIFFLAASGIIRPLTRYFRGRKQKGGGAA, encoded by the coding sequence ATGAACGAACGAAACAATGTCGACGCGGTCCTGCTGCCTCTCCTCTCGATTTTGATCGGGCTTTTGCTCGGCGCCGTCATCATGCTGATCGGAGGCTACGATCCGATCGCCGCGTACGTCGCGCTGCTCGATAAGGCGTTCGGCAGCATGTACAACTTCGGCGAGACGATTCGCCAAATTACGCCGTTGATTTTGACCGGTCTCGCGGTCGCGTTCGCCTTCCGGACCGGGCTGTTCAACATCGGCGCCGAAGGGCAGTTTCTGGTCGGTTCCCTCGCCTCGCTGTACGTCGGCATTCAGTGGACCTTCCTGCCGCCGGTCGTGCACGCGGCGGCGGCGGTCATCGCCGGCGCGCTCGCGGGCGCGTTCTGGGGCGCGCTCGTCGGCTATGCGAAAGCCGTACGCGGCGTGCACGAGGTCATCACCTCGATCATGCTGAATTGGATCGCCCTGTTCTTCGTAAATTACATCAATAAAACGTTTTTCGTGCCGCAAGGGCAGCAGCGTTCCGCCGAAATCGCGAAGTCCGCGTACCTGAACATCCCGTTCGTCACGGAGCTGTTCAACAACGCGCGGCTCAGCTTCGGCATCGTCATCGCCCTGCTTTGCGCGGTCCTGTTTCATTACTACCTATTTAAAACGAAGGGCGGCTTCGAACTTCGGGCCGTCGGCCTCAACAAGCACGCCGCCCAGTATGCCGGCATGAACGTGAACGGCAGCATCGTGCGCGCCATGGCGATCAGCGGCTCGTTCGCGGGCATCGCCGGCGCCATCGAAGTGCTCGGCGTCTTTCATTATCAGTCCATCATGAGCGTATCGCCGGGATACGGCTTCCAAGGCATCGCGGTCGCCATGATCGGCGGCACGGCCGCGCTCGGCACGGTACTCGGCGCCATTCTGATGGGCATCCTTACGTTCGGCGCAGCCGGGATGAAGTTCGGCGCCAACGTCCCGCCGGAGCTGGTGAACATCGTCATCGCGCTGATCATCTTCTTCCTCGCGGCCAGCGGCATTATTCGACCGTTGACGCGATATTTCCGCGGACGGAAACAGAAAGGAGGCGGCGCCGCATGA
- a CDS encoding YitT family protein, whose amino-acid sequence MTKGLRTAQDCAAIVVGAASIAFGFNAFLIPHQLLSGGVSGISMLVGYLTQSNIALLYFALNLPLFIWGWVKIGKRFVTLSFLSVAATVFVMQWIPEARFNQDPTIASVFGGVLVGLGTGLSFRAGGSTGGFDIIGSILLRKYDFPLGGVLFALNGVVILALGLTERDWDLALYSMISIFVTGKVIDVIHTRHVKITAFIVSARKDELLRRLLEYPRGVTVVKSQGGFSQTENHLLMTVTTRYELQPLLRIVKEVDPNAFVNMVETVGVMGLFRRE is encoded by the coding sequence GTGACAAAAGGACTTCGGACCGCGCAAGATTGCGCGGCGATCGTCGTCGGCGCGGCGTCGATCGCGTTCGGCTTTAACGCGTTTTTGATCCCCCACCAGCTGCTGAGCGGGGGCGTATCCGGCATTTCGATGCTGGTCGGCTACCTCACGCAAAGCAATATTGCGTTGCTTTATTTTGCCCTGAACCTGCCTCTGTTTATTTGGGGGTGGGTCAAAATCGGCAAGCGTTTCGTAACGCTAAGCTTCTTGTCGGTCGCGGCGACCGTCTTTGTCATGCAGTGGATTCCCGAAGCGCGATTCAATCAAGACCCGACGATCGCTTCCGTGTTCGGCGGCGTGCTCGTCGGCCTCGGCACCGGTTTGTCGTTTCGCGCCGGCGGCTCGACCGGCGGCTTCGACATTATCGGCTCCATCTTGCTGCGCAAGTACGATTTCCCGTTAGGGGGCGTTTTATTCGCCTTGAACGGAGTCGTCATCCTCGCGCTCGGGCTGACCGAACGAGATTGGGATTTGGCATTATATTCGATGATCTCCATCTTTGTCACCGGGAAAGTCATCGACGTCATCCACACGCGCCATGTCAAGATCACCGCCTTCATCGTATCCGCGAGGAAGGACGAACTGCTGCGGCGGCTTTTGGAATATCCTCGCGGCGTCACGGTCGTCAAATCGCAGGGCGGCTTCTCCCAAACCGAGAACCATTTGCTTATGACGGTCACGACCCGTTATGAGCTGCAGCCGCTCCTGCGCATCGTCAAAGAGGTCGATCCGAACGCTTTCGTCAATATGGTCGAAACGGTCGGAGTCATGGGACTGTTTCGCAGAGAATAA
- a CDS encoding BMP family ABC transporter substrate-binding protein, giving the protein MKKWLSMFMIFTLAAVVLAACGGGGAQQPAEETPAAETPAETPAEEPAKSDIRIGMVTDFGGVNDNSFNQSAWEGLQEFAQTSGVTVDYLQSAQDSDYVPNLNQFIQEQWDLVWGIGFLLQDAMLEVANQNPDAKFAIIDGVVDAPNVASVTFKEHEGSFLVGVVAGLTTKTNKIGFVGGIDIPVIQRFEAGFRAGIAAVNPDAEVIENYTGSFAAADQGKAAAATMYNQGADIIFHAAGATGDGVFNEAQEQKKAGKDVWVIGVDKDQSITFGHEITLTSMMKRVDQAMITVSQSVVDGTFAPGIVSLGIAENGVGLPENNPNVPADVLAKVQEFADKIKSGEIVVPETPAE; this is encoded by the coding sequence ATGAAAAAGTGGCTTTCCATGTTCATGATTTTCACGCTGGCGGCAGTAGTGCTCGCGGCGTGCGGCGGCGGCGGCGCACAGCAGCCCGCGGAAGAAACGCCTGCGGCGGAAACTCCGGCCGAAACGCCTGCGGAAGAGCCGGCGAAGAGCGACATCCGAATCGGCATGGTTACCGATTTCGGCGGCGTCAACGATAACTCGTTCAACCAAAGCGCATGGGAAGGTCTTCAAGAGTTCGCGCAAACGTCCGGCGTCACGGTGGATTACCTCCAATCGGCGCAAGACTCCGACTACGTCCCGAACTTGAACCAATTCATACAAGAGCAATGGGACCTCGTATGGGGCATCGGCTTCCTGCTGCAGGACGCGATGCTGGAAGTCGCGAACCAAAACCCGGACGCGAAATTCGCGATCATCGACGGCGTCGTCGACGCGCCGAACGTCGCATCCGTAACTTTCAAAGAACATGAGGGCTCCTTCCTCGTCGGCGTCGTCGCGGGCCTCACGACGAAGACGAACAAAATCGGCTTCGTCGGCGGCATCGACATTCCGGTCATCCAGCGCTTCGAAGCCGGCTTCCGGGCGGGCATCGCGGCAGTGAATCCGGATGCGGAAGTCATCGAGAACTACACGGGCTCCTTCGCGGCGGCGGACCAAGGCAAAGCAGCGGCGGCGACGATGTACAACCAAGGCGCGGACATCATTTTCCACGCGGCGGGCGCGACGGGCGACGGCGTGTTCAACGAAGCCCAAGAGCAGAAGAAAGCCGGCAAAGACGTATGGGTCATCGGCGTAGACAAAGACCAATCGATCACGTTCGGCCACGAAATTACGCTGACGTCGATGATGAAGCGCGTCGACCAAGCGATGATCACCGTTTCGCAATCGGTCGTCGACGGGACGTTCGCGCCGGGCATCGTCAGCCTCGGCATCGCGGAGAACGGCGTCGGCCTGCCGGAGAACAACCCGAACGTACCGGCGGACGTACTTGCGAAGGTGCAAGAATTTGCCGACAAAATCAAGTCCGGCGAGATCGTCGTTCCGGAAACGCCGGCAGAATAA
- a CDS encoding ABC transporter ATP-binding protein encodes MTQSSNYVVEMIGITKRFPGIVANDNINLRVKKGSIHALLGENGAGKSTLMNILFGLYQPDEGEIRIHGKPAVISNPNVAGELGIGMVHQHFMLVHNFTVTQNIMLGAESTKFGFHLNQRKAAKKVRELSEQYGLAVDPDALIEDISVGQQQRVEILKTLYRGADILIFDEPTAVLTPQEIQELLAIMKSLVASGKTIILITHKLKEIMQACDTVTVIRRGKVIDTLAVAGSNPDELAAKMVGREVNFEVNKKPVQYDETLLELRNVTLQDQRGVKTLDGISFELRAGEIFGIAGVDGNGQKELVEVLTGIAKPTSGEVLLKGKPIAGASPRVISEEGVGYIPEDRHKRGLVLDFDIGENMALKDYYKPSYIKSGVLQYAKIYDKARELIRQFDVRTPDEKTKARALSGGNQQKIIIAREVDANPDVLIAAQPTRGLDVGAIEFIHRRLVEQRDQGKAVLLISLELEEIMSLSDRIGVISGGKLIGIVEPSQTDEKELGLMMAGTTKGAAGE; translated from the coding sequence ATGACCCAATCGTCGAACTACGTCGTCGAGATGATCGGTATAACCAAGCGGTTTCCGGGCATCGTCGCGAACGACAACATCAACCTCCGCGTCAAAAAAGGAAGCATCCACGCCCTGCTCGGAGAAAACGGAGCCGGCAAATCGACGCTCATGAACATTTTGTTCGGGCTGTACCAGCCCGACGAAGGCGAAATTCGCATCCACGGCAAACCGGCGGTCATTTCGAATCCGAACGTCGCGGGCGAGCTCGGCATCGGCATGGTCCATCAGCACTTTATGCTCGTCCACAATTTTACCGTTACGCAAAACATCATGCTCGGCGCGGAATCGACGAAATTCGGCTTTCACTTGAACCAGCGGAAGGCCGCGAAGAAGGTTCGGGAGCTGTCGGAGCAATACGGTCTCGCCGTCGACCCGGACGCCCTGATCGAAGACATCTCCGTCGGCCAGCAGCAGCGGGTCGAAATTCTGAAGACGCTGTACCGGGGCGCCGACATTCTCATTTTCGACGAACCGACCGCCGTGCTGACGCCGCAGGAAATCCAAGAGCTGCTCGCCATCATGAAGTCTTTGGTCGCTTCCGGCAAAACGATCATCCTTATTACGCATAAATTAAAAGAAATTATGCAGGCTTGCGACACGGTTACGGTCATCCGGCGCGGGAAAGTGATAGATACGCTCGCGGTCGCCGGGAGCAACCCGGACGAGCTCGCCGCGAAGATGGTCGGCCGCGAAGTCAATTTCGAGGTAAATAAGAAGCCTGTTCAATACGACGAAACGCTGCTCGAGCTGCGCAACGTCACGCTGCAAGACCAACGCGGCGTCAAAACGCTCGACGGCATCTCGTTCGAGCTGCGCGCCGGCGAAATTTTCGGCATCGCGGGCGTCGACGGCAACGGGCAGAAGGAGCTTGTCGAGGTGCTCACGGGCATCGCGAAGCCGACGAGCGGCGAGGTGCTGTTGAAGGGCAAGCCGATCGCCGGGGCGTCGCCTCGCGTCATTTCGGAGGAAGGCGTCGGGTACATCCCGGAGGACCGCCACAAGCGCGGCCTCGTCCTCGATTTCGACATCGGGGAAAACATGGCGCTTAAGGATTACTACAAGCCGAGTTACATAAAGTCCGGCGTACTGCAGTACGCCAAGATTTACGATAAGGCTCGGGAGCTGATCCGGCAGTTCGACGTGCGGACGCCGGACGAAAAGACGAAGGCGCGCGCGCTCTCCGGGGGCAACCAGCAAAAGATCATTATCGCCCGCGAAGTCGACGCGAATCCGGACGTGCTCATCGCCGCGCAGCCGACGCGGGGTCTCGACGTCGGCGCGATCGAATTCATCCACCGCCGTCTGGTGGAGCAGCGCGACCAAGGCAAGGCGGTGCTGCTCATCTCATTGGAGCTGGAGGAAATTATGTCTTTGTCGGATCGCATCGGCGTCATCAGCGGCGGGAAGCTGATCGGCATCGTGGAGCCGTCGCAAACGGACGAGAAAGAGCTCGGCCTCATGATGGCCGGCACGACGAAAGGAGCTGCGGGCGAATGA
- a CDS encoding MFS transporter: MKQLTIVKAVTALYYCSNAVLLPYLPLYFAAKGFTTVQIGLLLMIGPFTAIVAQPMWGYVSDKFQTVKKVLALLWLLQLACSVGVFAADGFAPTLVFTTLLYFFLMPSSPLLDSLAIRAAEEAKVGYGSVRMWGSVGFTAFALFSGALLVWIGGVGALQWLYWGVWAAPLLLLIALKDVRIAAPPVTLRSLSAVVRNRSLLWFLLLVFIMMLPHRMNDGFLGLYLSDLGASDQMVGLAWAIAAMSEIPTFALLHRYLNKIHELALLGIVAALYVVRWIAYALVDDPMLLLAMQASHMLTFAVFWVAGVAYVVRIVPTEFRSTGQSLFSAVFIGVTGLASGTLGGWIEGWGGFQSAYGFGAAAAGVAGAAFLLTHAAQRRGRVRAEKPSGGA; the protein is encoded by the coding sequence ATGAAGCAATTGACCATCGTCAAGGCGGTGACCGCCTTGTATTACTGCTCGAATGCCGTGCTGCTGCCGTATTTGCCGCTGTACTTCGCAGCCAAAGGATTCACGACCGTGCAAATCGGACTGCTGCTGATGATCGGACCGTTCACGGCGATCGTCGCCCAGCCGATGTGGGGATACGTGAGCGATAAGTTTCAAACGGTGAAAAAGGTGCTCGCCTTGCTTTGGCTGCTCCAGCTCGCGTGCAGCGTCGGAGTGTTCGCGGCGGACGGCTTCGCGCCGACGCTGGTGTTTACGACGCTGCTCTACTTTTTTCTTATGCCTTCCAGTCCGCTCTTAGACTCGTTGGCGATCCGGGCCGCGGAAGAGGCCAAGGTCGGCTACGGATCGGTTCGGATGTGGGGATCGGTCGGCTTCACCGCGTTCGCGCTGTTTTCCGGAGCGCTGCTCGTCTGGATCGGGGGCGTCGGCGCTTTGCAATGGCTGTATTGGGGCGTGTGGGCGGCGCCTCTGCTGCTGCTGATCGCGCTGAAGGACGTCCGCATCGCGGCCCCGCCGGTGACGCTGCGTTCGCTGTCGGCCGTGGTGCGCAATCGGTCGCTGCTTTGGTTTTTGCTGCTCGTGTTCATAATGATGCTTCCGCATCGAATGAACGACGGCTTTCTCGGGCTCTATTTAAGCGATTTAGGCGCAAGCGACCAGATGGTCGGCCTCGCTTGGGCGATCGCCGCGATGAGCGAAATTCCGACGTTCGCCTTATTGCACCGGTACCTGAACAAAATTCACGAGTTGGCGCTCCTCGGAATCGTCGCAGCCTTGTATGTCGTCCGTTGGATCGCTTACGCGCTTGTGGACGACCCGATGCTGCTGCTCGCGATGCAAGCGAGCCACATGCTCACGTTCGCAGTGTTTTGGGTGGCCGGGGTCGCCTATGTAGTGCGCATCGTGCCGACGGAATTTCGATCCACCGGACAATCGTTGTTTTCCGCAGTGTTTATCGGCGTCACGGGGCTTGCCAGCGGCACGCTGGGGGGCTGGATCGAGGGCTGGGGAGGCTTCCAGAGCGCATACGGGTTCGGGGCGGCTGCGGCCGGCGTTGCGGGCGCCGCGTTCCTGTTGACGCATGCTGCGCAGCGCAGAGGGCGCGTCCGCGCGGAAAAGCCGTCAGGCGGCGCCTGA
- a CDS encoding putative glycoside hydrolase has product MQSIVAALLLMLGGGAQAEAQPTLDDWIRAAEQARQAAVHAERGSSGIPMIEKNDPQPDAPKVRGIYATAHSAGGARLDTLLTLIDDTELNSLVVDVKDDYGYITYPTTDPELAARGTAKNIIRDPAALLGRLSEHDVYPIARVVVFKDSVLAEARPDLSFVGQDGAVWKNGRGEAFVNPYRKEVWEYNIQVAKDAAKLGFKEIQFDYVRFPEGFEKKADILDYHKDERRRIEVVADFVKYAREQLEPLGVRVSVDIFGYAASVPAAEGIGQDFEAISKYVDVICPMIYPSHYTAGWFGSAVPDAAPYVTIDGAMKDTHEKLEPLGPFKPIIRPWIQDFTASWVKGYIKYGKREVEEQIRALMDNGVDEFLLWNANNRYTQGVDYDLQ; this is encoded by the coding sequence ATGCAAAGTATCGTAGCCGCGTTATTGCTGATGCTTGGCGGCGGCGCGCAGGCGGAAGCGCAGCCGACGCTCGACGATTGGATTCGAGCGGCGGAGCAGGCTCGACAGGCGGCCGTCCACGCCGAGCGCGGTTCGTCGGGCATCCCGATGATCGAGAAGAACGATCCGCAGCCGGACGCCCCGAAGGTTCGAGGCATTTACGCGACCGCCCACAGCGCCGGAGGCGCCCGGCTGGACACGCTGCTGACGCTCATCGACGACACCGAGCTGAACAGCCTCGTCGTCGACGTGAAAGACGATTACGGTTATATTACGTACCCTACGACCGATCCGGAGCTCGCGGCGCGGGGAACGGCGAAGAACATTATCCGCGATCCCGCCGCGCTGCTTGGCCGGCTCTCCGAGCATGACGTATATCCGATCGCCCGCGTCGTCGTGTTCAAGGATTCCGTCTTGGCGGAAGCTCGCCCCGACCTCAGCTTCGTGGGGCAGGACGGCGCCGTGTGGAAGAACGGACGCGGGGAAGCGTTCGTCAACCCGTACCGCAAAGAGGTATGGGAGTACAACATCCAAGTCGCGAAAGACGCCGCCAAGCTCGGGTTTAAGGAAATCCAGTTCGATTACGTCCGGTTCCCCGAAGGATTCGAGAAGAAAGCGGACATCTTAGATTATCACAAAGACGAACGCCGACGAATCGAAGTCGTCGCCGATTTCGTCAAATACGCGCGGGAACAGCTCGAGCCGCTCGGCGTGCGGGTGTCCGTCGACATCTTCGGCTACGCCGCTTCGGTGCCCGCCGCCGAGGGCATCGGGCAGGATTTCGAAGCGATTTCCAAATACGTCGACGTCATCTGCCCGATGATTTATCCGAGCCATTATACGGCCGGCTGGTTCGGGTCCGCCGTGCCCGACGCTGCGCCGTACGTCACGATCGACGGGGCGATGAAAGATACGCACGAGAAGCTCGAACCGCTCGGCCCGTTCAAGCCGATTATCCGCCCGTGGATCCAAGACTTCACCGCTTCCTGGGTGAAAGGGTATATCAAGTACGGCAAGCGCGAAGTCGAGGAGCAAATCCGGGCGCTAATGGACAACGGCGTCGACGAATTTTTGCTGTGGAACGCCAATAACCGCTATACGCAGGGCGTCGATTACGATTTGCAGTAA
- a CDS encoding DUF2512 family protein — protein sequence MGKFLLKLLLNGIIVVPLLLWFGTVSFWEAVLAATVLCVIAYFIGDKIILPATNNWVATIADFGLTYVYVWMVGSFLLWNISLGEAFWISLGVAAVELLFHTMIPENRKMRKAAS from the coding sequence ATGGGTAAATTTTTATTGAAGCTGCTGTTGAACGGCATCATCGTCGTGCCGCTCCTGCTTTGGTTCGGCACCGTTTCGTTCTGGGAAGCCGTGCTCGCCGCGACCGTCTTGTGCGTCATCGCCTATTTCATCGGCGACAAAATCATTTTGCCGGCTACGAACAACTGGGTCGCCACGATCGCCGACTTCGGCTTAACCTACGTTTACGTATGGATGGTCGGCTCGTTCCTGCTGTGGAACATTTCGCTCGGCGAAGCGTTCTGGATTTCGCTCGGCGTCGCGGCCGTGGAGCTGCTGTTCCACACAATGATTCCGGAAAACCGCAAAATGCGCAAAGCGGCGTCGTAA